TGTATATAAACCTTTAAATATGTAGGATTTGCAGACCTTGATGTACAACTATTCAATGCTCTTAAGAAGTGTATTAGCTAGCGCATACAAGCATTTAGTGATGTATATATTTACTCCACCATCAGCCTGCAATCTCTATACAGTTCTCATGGAGATTCAGAAAGCAATCTCCCCCCCAcctttgatgaagaaaaaaagctaCTGGGTTTATACCAACAATAAACACACATCATATGATACCTAAAGCACTAGGAACATAGATTCTTAAATAGTGAATGTGTAAGCATCTACTGCCAAATCCAATCATGAAGCTGAAGATGCAATTGGGTTGTGTTTCACCTAGAATGAAAGTGGGCTAAACAAACAATTGATCAACATATATTGTAAAATGCAAccgaatatttatatattttgcctATAGAGCCATGCCAGgttttttatgcaaatattattatttagttcCAAAACTCCAAACCTCAAAACTAACCAAGCATCTCCACATGCAAATGTCGTTTACTGTAGAAATCACGAGTGATTCAAGTAATACTATTATTGATCTAACAACAGTGTGATGTCCAATGTCAATAGTACAGCCAATAAGACACAGTGCCCCACTTGAGACACTATATGATCAAATGCCATCTTATGCAAACTTTTAGGGATCATAAATCTCATGGGACAAGGGGCACCTCCAAGTTCAAGTGGTTCTGAACTAAATCCACAGTACTTTGCAGGATCTCCCTTCCCTGtaaaatacacacacaccaATCAACATTTACCTCAAATGATTGTTCTACCTAATATTTTTGTGTAATGCTTAAATGCGAAAATACTCTTACTCTAAGTGTTATGAGCTCTGCAAGTGGTTTTGCATAAAATCTTGAATTTGAAAAGCCCAAGCAACCATAAATACTGAAACAAGTTGGTCAAACAAAGCCcaaaattaatatcaaatagTGAGGAAAAAAATTCTAGGCACCACAGAACCAAGAATATAGATCCTAACCTGTTTGCTGTAAGTTTTAATGCTTGTTGCTGAATATCAAGTTGTTGGGCTTTAAGACCACAAGCATTCTTGAGCCAAGACTTGAccaattttcttctttcaacCAAATTTTTTAACAACTGTGTCCAACGTGTTAGATGATATCACAAATCAAATCATGAGAGTGTTCTTTACAGCAAATTAGACAAATCTCCACAATTTTAACAAACGTCTAAAGCCTTTAGTTGCAACTTTCAGTATTTATTCCAACTCTTATGATTGCACCATCAGTGTAGTTATGTTAAACAGAACTTGATTTATATGAGTATCAGGTCCACTGACTAGTAGTTAAGTAAAACTTgcaataattttatcaataagCAATTCAATTAGTCACTGAACAACTCAACATTAATTGAGACAATACAATGCAGTTTCAATCAAATGCAATGGAGATGGTTGTAGTTTCCAACATTGATTTCAGTAAGAAAAACCATCCAGGTCttccaaaaaaatcaagagCCTCACAAGAAGCTTACTAAAGATAATAACATAATACCTCAGGTAGAACTCCGACGGATACTAAATATGATAGATTGGTGCTCGTGCCATCAGAAGAATGCTCAACTGTAGTAAAGCAGATGTTGAACTCCTGATAAAGGTTGCAAGATATCATAGTCACAGGTTGCATACAAAAAATCTGTAACtaggaaaaaatataatacatgacACTAAGAGCGAGAAATATCTTGTAAACAGCAGTACACAACTCcatcatgaagaagataaaCTACCTGAATGATAGACGGATACAGGCTGTTGAAGTCTAAGAGCAATACATATTTGTCATATAAACCCTTTTTTGGTTCCAATACCAACCCACCAGCGTAAGCAGggcctttttttccttttccttgctTAATATCTCCACCCTCCGGAGGCATGGAATCAACATTTAAATTATCATCATCACCCCCCTCCGCTGCAACATTAATTCTGCGCTTTGTTGTATTAATCTCTTTATTACGGGCAGAATTCTTATCCGGGACCATGTACTTTTTTGCATGAAAAGAGTGCAACAAGAGGTACTCAACCCTTTGTGCTCTAGCACCCTTAACAACAAGGCAGAGTACAAGTTAAATTTTCCGCATAAGCTCCACAGAGGAGGTCAAGGAAAGAGTAAGTATATGATTTACCAGGAGGGTTTTCCCCCAAAGGTTGCCACTAATATTGGTAAGCTGCCGGGTGAGGGGAAGAACATTCAGATGAAACATCAGTTCAAGAGACAACCTGGCATCATTCTCTCCACAGTCAACCTAGTCAAGTTATTGATATCATCGTATTCAGCTAAATTTGCAAAGTAAAAAATTGGTCTTTTCGAAGGTAAGTAGAATATGCAAGTTCCAATTTTAGTAAGGTTGCAAGATAAACAAAATCTCATATCATGTATCACATACTAATTCAAAAAGGGAGCTTGACATGCGGAACATGGCCGGAACATCAAGAGGAGCAATCTCTTTCCTGTCTTTTTTCAGCTGTGACTCTGCTAGTTGTGTCAAAGAATAGCTCACCTAGAATTAGTAACAGGGTATTAGAACATGATACGTTAAAAATATCAAGACCTGAAAGCATACTAAAAATCCCTCAGATCAAAAGCTAGCATACCTCCCTCAACAAATCCTGTGAGCATGTATTGGTATCACATAAGAGCCGACCTGCAATGCAAGACATGATACCTGGACTTGGCCCAAAACCATAACGGGAATTTTCTTTCATTAGTTTAGGCATAACAGAGCGCTTCAAACGACCAATCCTAGACCACCCAGCATTGGGTACCTTGCAAACCTACAATAACAAATATGACCATGCATTCTATCAGCTAGatcaactaataaaaaaataataatacaagtcATTAATAAACCTTATCTCTAGGCCATTAAGCTAAAATGATGCTAACATTAGTAGGAAAATCTTGGATGCAACTAAAAAGTGAAACGCAATATTTCTCAAGAATAAAAAGCTAAAAGCACGAGGCAAACCTGTGCTCGGTGTAGAAATATATCAAGATCAAAGCCAGAAATGTTGTGGCCAACAAGAACATCACAATCCAATTTGTGCAATTCAACCGCCAAGCGATTTAACAAGGCCCTTTCACTGCATAAGATAGATCACCAATTCCAATTAATGCAAGTCAATAGATTGGGTATTCTGATGTGTAAGAACATAGATAAAAATATTGATTGCTGAACATAACATATGCCAGTATCATGCCTGCTTTCCAATGCCAATACAGTAGATCCAGCCTCTGAATTTCTATCATCAGCTTCTTTTACAAAGCCCATTGGAAAAATGCCTCCAAGGTGGCGGACAGCAGTGAAAATGCTGAGCATGCCTGGTCTCTCCAATTCCTCAGCTGACATGGGGCTATCAATCTGCATTTTGCATAGACAGATTAATTAATTCAACTAGAATATTAGAAGAGCATCACTGCACCAATATAAACCCATGCCATATATTCCACCATCGATTACTCATGAAGCAAAACAATCATAAAAagtaagtttttctttttttatgcaaCCAACCGGTTTCACTTGTTCCCACAATTCCCATAAATGGCATGCCCTCATAGCTGCTTTCCCACTTACACCCACAAGCTGTGGCATTTGGCCAATGAGGGAGATGgcattattgaaataaatattattggcAAATTACCAAGAATAATTTTCAAACAGCATGAACAAATGGTAATAAAAAATTCTGTGATAGGAGTAAATTCTTAGAAACACCAATCAACCAAATAGAGAAATTCAAAAGAGCAACAAATACCTTTGCCTTGTGACAACAGATAATAGAACCAGACACTATTTCATTCATGGTATGCTTCTCCCCAATAATGGTTTTCAAATTTATGGCCGCAGCAATTACAGGAGGAATTTCTAGAGCGCCCTTTGAAACAGAAACATGCAAGTCCTTTGGGCAATCAACTACCACTTCATATTTGCACCAACTGACCTGATATTAGACAAAAGTACAAGGATAATTACTACAATCAATGGAGGTACATCTTTACGGTGCTAATGAgacataaaaataccaaaaagatAAGCTAAGTTTGTAAGCTCAGTCCAGTGATGTAGTTGAAAAAACATACCTTTTGAGAAGCTAGACAACATGCAAATCTTGAAATCCATAGCCAACAAGGccctttgatttttcttttaatcaaaaacaattCCAGAGCACTGTACCACAAATTTACAAGAAGTTAATTCTCATGTAAGATGTAAGCTAAACAAAAACAGGCAGTGCATCTGATTTTTGGCCTTTGTTGGAAATAATACTATTTCAATGGCTGAAGCTCCTCAAAGAGATTCATATCATATAAGGCCCAACATAACTGACGTGCTCTAATTTTGAAGCATATACTCACTCTGCTGATGGGTGAAATCCCGTGCAAAAGAATTGAAAGGTAAATTGGGTTTTAGTGGCCCAAAAacttaataattcaaaatacaaGTTAAATATATCCATGTAACATTGCTTGAATCTCTTATATATAATTCACAAAAGAGCATGCTAATGAAATGGCCTTTCTATGACTAtagcaaaaaagaaaatgagataTTGATATaacgaataaaaaaaaagatttaagcAAGTTTAtgcactaattaattaataactatatataacaaaaaccaataaaaaaaagataaagcaaaaagtTAATTTGATAATATGCCGACTTGCTTGGCAGTTTGGCAAAAAACAAAGATGGTGATTCAGGTATGGGTCAAGCATGTGTATCTAGTGTTAAAAGACGACCAATCCTAAGTGGACTCATTGCTAAAATCTGACAACAATAAATCCAGTAACTGACTTTACCTGGAGTTTGTACCTAATAGTGCAAGGAAATGTTCTCCTTTCAAGTCTGTTTGCAACGGTGGATCCTGCAATCAACATGACATGTGGTCATGCACATTTTTAAGAGGGTGATTTTCAAAAGAtgcaatacaaaagaaaaaaaatttacaatgatTATTCTAGACTGATATTTGGCATCTCCCACTTACATTATTGTTTCAGACAAAACATGGTCCAAGGACAAAATATCATGCATAAGCCCACCACTCTCTCTAAATCATAACATTCAGAAATTTGACTATACAAAAGCATGGGCAATGGCATAACATCCTGACCATCTAATTAAAGGGCTTACTTCACGTGTCACAGAGCCTTCTCACACCTAACATAAAAATTTGTACCTTCTGAGCAAAAAAACTAGCAAGaattgaaaagtcaaatcaGCCAAAGGGAAATCAATATTTCTGGCTAAGCTACAGTTCCATCATGGCTGGTAATTAGCCTACAATGACAGGTGTCAGACAGATTCTATGATGGACAATATGTTTTGCTACCTGGTAACATTCAAGTATTGCAGATTTACAAGATGTTCTGTTGTAAGTGACAAATTAATAACATCTCATGAATTGATGAGGCTTCTTCCTCCACATTAGTTAAACTTAGCAtatgaagaaagaagaaaagaaggcaTATGCAAATCCCATGAAGTAATTGTATCCATTACAACACAGAACAAAAATTGTGTAAGATATGTACTATATCTGTGACTAATAGGAGACCAATACACTCAGAATTTTAATCAAATACACAAAAAGACCATGCATATAAACTGAAATACCTTGAATGGATAATTGATCTTAAGGACATATTGTTCCCCTCTAGGTATATCAGTACGTTCAAAAGCATAGTTTCgctgaaatcaaacaaaaaatgaaagtaTTGATTGCAATATAGAACCATACTGATTAAAATAACACGAGTAAAAAGTTCTTTCCAATATCCCATAATAAATGCATTTCTAAAACCAGTGACTCAACCAACCTTAACAATCATCATACTAAAATTGAATACATTGAGATCCCGTAATCTCTTGGTGACTTCACTCTTTAATCCGGCTGCCATCTCCTGATTACGAAAAATATACACACATGAGGATGCATGATGCTCACTGAAAACAGGAAAGGTAAACATATTCAATAATCATTAGAGAATAATAAGCACATATTGAGAAATGCAAATTTACTTGCAAAGTTGTATGAAAATCTGCTGGTGAAGCCTTGGAATTGGCAATGTTCTCCTCAAATTCCATTATCTTGCTACTTGGAAATACAGCTCCATTCGGAACAGCATAAACACATCTTTTCATATTCTTTACAACCACACAACAACTTTGATATGTAGTACCCTCCTTGACCTAATTAACATGTATATTTCCTGAGTTCAAAGTTCTTTCCACAAAAGATGTGAAATGGTTCACAAAATTAATGAAGTCTTTTCTATTATAGCAaacaaaaaatatcattatCAGTTACATAATGCATGGTATAGAAAGCAAAATTTCAGATTGATACACATAGGCAAGCTATAAACTAATTATCCATTACTCCAAATAGCAAAAGGGAAGAATCTTCCAATGattaaaagttaaacaaaagaaagatataATTTTGTTGGCAGTAAAGAGGCATTATACGTTATATCATTAACAACCAAATGATGACGCCAATCATGGAGAAAGCTTTTCGCTCCCCAATTCAAGCCAGGAATAGTTAGCCAAAAGCACCAGCATTGAGGTAAAGGATGAAAGAGCAATCGAACTAGTGTAGGTAATGTACCTTTCCAAACAGGTACAAGGTGCCTGCATTAGCACCAAAAGGCTCCTCAGAGGCATCAATTACATAAAAAGGTAGTGACCCATCTGAATCTAACAGTGCTCCGAGACCAACAATTTCACTCCCTGCAGCCTCCGCTTTGATTTCTTCATTGACATCCTTCATCTCGGCCACCCTGCCACTGCTCTCTGAATCAAGCTTTGGGCCCAAAACCTCTTCTTCCTTCACTAACTCCGTTTGATCATCCTTCTTCTGATGATCAGAAATATCATTCTCAAACAAACCACTTCTCACAAAAACTGTCTCTAATTTGTAATCCAAAAACTCAATCGCCCTCACCTGATCTGCAGCAGCCAGTGGCAACTCACTGCTGTTTTGAGCTGGTGTGAAGGAACATCGACCACCATAAATCATGTGCCTGCGTCTCGACTCCTCCCGATCAGTCTCATCTGGTGCGAACTCCGCAAGCACCTCATCCACAATGTTGTCAGATGGCAAACCCATGCCCTTCGTCCTCTTATACTTCTTGAAAACTGAGGAGGTAAACATTGATGGCAgactttcctttcccaccaaaGCAGCCGAAAGAGATGATGGCTGGGGTTTCTTCGGTATGGGCTCCTTCTTGGTGTTCCACTTATTCCGAGGTTTCAATCCATCATTAGAGGGTGGATAACCCTCATCGGATGAGAAGGAGTCAGGAGGGCGGGACCACTCTTCCTCCAGGTCCTCATCGGCGTATCCCAGCCCATCATCGTCAACGATGAAGTCACGGGTCTCCTCCCGGTGGCGCACCATCAGAGCAGCATACTCCTCCTCGGGGACCGTGTCAAAGATAGGGGCTTCCATCTTGATCTGGTAGCTAGGGGCGGCGCCAGATGGATCCGAGCGGCGCTTGCGGATGGCCTTGAGGCGCTCCAGAGCTTCGGCGCGGGAATTTGTCTTAGGGCGTCGGTTTCGCGTCCGGCGACCGAACGCCGTGGTCTCCTTCATCACTCTTCTCCTTGATCTCTCGATGAATCTCAGAGCTCCAACAGGAAAGGGAAGAGAAGAGATCTGTGTGATTTGGAAACCTTAGCGAGGAAACTAAAGTATGCCGCCTAAACATACATGTCAAGCAACACATAAACTTCCCGccaaaaccatatatatatatatatatatatatatatatattaataacataatttaaattaaactgctttattttgtaattttaaaattagagtaattattttatttttttaatataaaaatggaTTAATTTATCTCTTGATGATTAAAGGCCCGTTTGGTGGACAAGATAAATATAGACGGATATGATATGAGTGAGCACTGGATAGGAGTAGGCAAGGATATAGACATGATAAGCTAATATCTTATGAGATGTTTGATGCGCACCAAATAAACCATTATATAgcattttgttatcctattttattttatgtttgagtagaatataatatgaatggtatgtaaatagacaaaattaccttttataatatagttatatatatatatatatatttaaataaacttttttttaatctttttccttaatgatttacttatcaatatattttaaatttttaaaaaataaataacttataaataatgtccacaaatatataaattgcgATATCaccaatttgcaaaaattatagttaatactTATTTCCTAggagaaaatcatacacaaagtcaTCAATATAACATAACGATAGAGTAATATACtcattaatagaaaataaatagatcacatcaaaatcaatttgaaaaaaaaaaatcagaatagagaaactaaaaataagatataattaaaaaaaatttaaatgaaaaataatttgctCAAGCGAAGATTGATGGAGAAACATTTTAACCACTCTAGATGTGTaaaattctatttaaaatagtaaaattagtaTTCTATCTAGTTGTTGGCAAGCTTCTTGTCCCAATCATCGTGTTAAAAAGATCAAAAAAAGAGATATAATGAAACACTAGATAAAAAAGGTAAACAAAATAATAGGGCAAAAgagtaaatttatattttttttatcatatctacCTGTTTCTATCTTGTCTCCCCCCATAGGATTCATTATTATATGGCCGGTATGATAAAGTGGGCCAACAGAATAtcactatcatatcctattgccATACCAAACAAAAGACAGCAAGAAAATATGATAGTCTATCATATCTTTTGCTTTTATCATGTCCACTAAACGGACcctaagtattttatttattgatattattcagGGAAAATTAATTTTCGCCCCTAAAAGTTTCAAAAGTTCATAAATAGCATCTCTGACTTTTGAAATTCCTAAACAGCCCCTCCTTTTTTGTTTGACATTTTTTTGCCCTTAAGCTCACTCCGTCAGCCACATTTTCTTTATATTCCAGCTTTACCACTACAAATGGTTGGAAAAAACCACACAGTCACatcattattttgaaaaacGTACTTTGAACTattaaatctttaattttttgtcaTATTCTCCAACACTTATTTGGAAGTCTTTGTGCACTTTATATTTCTTAAACCCTTTTTATCTCTCTATCTGACCTAAATTGTGATTTACTCCAGTTCTCATCTGGTGTTTTGTAGTTttccatttttatatttttcaaccatCCCAGTAACCGGTGCAACAATCTCTTCCATGGCAAGTGCACAACCTTGTTACTTAGAGGAAGCCCTCCAAATAAGGCATGTGA
This genomic window from Dioscorea cayenensis subsp. rotundata cultivar TDr96_F1 chromosome 20, TDr96_F1_v2_PseudoChromosome.rev07_lg8_w22 25.fasta, whole genome shotgun sequence contains:
- the LOC120251171 gene encoding DNA polymerase alpha catalytic subunit-like isoform X1; translation: MKETTAFGRRTRNRRPKTNSRAEALERLKAIRKRRSDPSGAAPSYQIKMEAPIFDTVPEEEYAALMVRHREETRDFIVDDDGLGYADEDLEEEWSRPPDSFSSDEGYPPSNDGLKPRNKWNTKKEPIPKKPQPSSLSAALVGKESLPSMFTSSVFKKYKRTKGMGLPSDNIVDEVLAEFAPDETDREESRRRHMIYGGRCSFTPAQNSSELPLAAADQKKDDQTELVKEEEVLGPKLDSESSGRVAEMKDVNEEIKAEAAGSEIVGLGALLDSDGSLPFYVIDASEEPFGANAGTLYLFGKVKEGTTYQSCCVVVKNMKRCVYAVPNGAVFPSSKIMEFEENIANSKASPADFHTTLQEMAAGLKSEVTKRLRDLNVFNFSMMIVKRNYAFERTDIPRGEQYVLKINYPFKDPPLQTDLKGEHFLALLGTNSSALELFLIKRKIKGPCWLWISRFACCLASQKVSWCKYEVVVDCPKDLHVSVSKGALEIPPVIAAAINLKTIIGEKHTMNEIVSGSIICCHKAKIDSPMSAEELERPGMLSIFTAVRHLGGIFPMGFVKEADDRNSEAGSTVLALESSERALLNRLAVELHKLDCDVLVGHNISGFDLDIFLHRAQVCKVPNAGWSRIGRLKRSVMPKLMKENSRYGFGPSPGIMSCIAGRLLCDTNTCSQDLLREVSYSLTQLAESQLKKDRKEIAPLDVPAMFRMSSSLFELVDCGENDARLSLELMFHLNVLPLTRQLTNISGNLWGKTLLGARAQRVEYLLLHSFHAKKYMVPDKNSARNKEINTTKRRINVAAEGGDDDNLNVDSMPPEGGDIKQGKGKKGPAYAGGLVLEPKKGLYDKYVLLLDFNSLYPSIIQEFNICFTTVEHSSDGTSTNLSYLVSVGVLPELLKNLVERRKLVKSWLKNACGLKAQQLDIQQQALKLTANSIYGCLGFSNSRFYAKPLAELITLRGREILQSTVDLVQNHLNLEVIYGDTDSIMIYTGLDDINKAKTIAAKVIQEVNKKYGCLEIDLDGLYKRMLLLKKKKYAAVEVQSENGIPKEVIDCKGVDIVRRDWCELSKDIGNFCLKKILSERSCEDVVELIHSYLVKEQEQIRKGEIQLEKYVIWKTLTKPPEDYLDAKNQPHVQVALRLKQNGYPGGFAGDTVPYVICCQRESNSGSSTGIAQRARHLDELNRDSGNWLIDINYYLSQQIYPVVSRLCASIQGTSPGRLADCLGLDSSKYQYNAAESAGKGSIALLSVLDDDKRYSGCVPLRLSCPRCSSSFDCPPVSSLLSTSSNRNQSGSQSENEALNFWRTMRCPRCPGDVGCRFSPAMIANQVKRQADGFTSKYYRGLMMCDDELCKHTTGSINLRVIGDAERGTVCPNYPSCNGHLIRQYTEADLYKQFSYFCYILDSKRFLEKLELKNRAPFEKKLAAIRPAVEQPSSVIHKIRNRCAYAWVSLGDLSVSI
- the LOC120251171 gene encoding DNA polymerase alpha catalytic subunit-like isoform X2 → MKETTAFGRRTRNRRPKTNSRAEALERLKAIRKRRSDPSGAAPSYQIKMEAPIFDTVPEEEYAALMVRHREETRDFIVDDDGLGYADEDLEEEWSRPPDSFSSDEGYPPSNDGLKPRNKWNTKKEPIPKKPQPSSLSAALVGKESLPSMFTSSVFKKYKRTKGMGLPSDNIVDEVLAEFAPDETDREESRRRHMIYGGRCSFTPAQNSSELPLAAADQKKDDQTELVKEEEVLGPKLDSESSGRVAEMKDVNEEIKAEAAGSEIVGLGALLDSDGSLPFYVIDASEEPFGANAGTLYLFGKVKEGTTYQSCCVVVKNMKRCVYAVPNGAVFPSSKIMEFEENIANSKASPADFHTTLQEMAAGLKSEVTKRLRDLNVFNFSMMIVKRNYAFERTDIPRGEQYVLKINYPFKDPPLQTDLKGEHFLALLGTNSSALELFLIKRKIKGPCWLWISRFACCLASQKVSWCKYEVVVDCPKDLHVSVSKGALEIPPVIAAAINLKTIIGEKHTMNEIVSGSIICCHKAKIDSPMSAEELERPGMLSIFTAVRHLGGIFPMGFVKEADDRNSEAGSTVLALESSERALLNRLAVELHKLDCDVLVGHNISGFDLDIFLHRAQVCKVPNAGWSRIGRLKRSVMPKLMKENSRYGFGPSPGIMSCIAGRLLCDTNTCSQDLLREVSYSLTQLAESQLKKDRKEIAPLDVPAMFRMSSSLFELVDCGENDARLSLELMFHLNVLPLTRQLTNISGNLWGKTLLGARAQRVEYLLLHSFHAKKYMVPDKNSARNKEINTTKRRINVAAEGGDDDNLNVDSMPPEGGDIKQGKGKKGPAYAGGLVLEPKKGLYDKYVLLLDFNSLYPSIIQEFNICFTTVEHSSDGTSTNLSYLVSVGVLPEVIYGDTDSIMIYTGLDDINKAKTIAAKVIQEVNKKYGCLEIDLDGLYKRMLLLKKKKYAAVEVQSENGIPKEVIDCKGVDIVRRDWCELSKDIGNFCLKKILSERSCEDVVELIHSYLVKEQEQIRKGEIQLEKYVIWKTLTKPPEDYLDAKNQPHVQVALRLKQNGYPGGFAGDTVPYVICCQRESNSGSSTGIAQRARHLDELNRDSGNWLIDINYYLSQQIYPVVSRLCASIQGTSPGRLADCLGLDSSKYQYNAAESAGKGSIALLSVLDDDKRYSGCVPLRLSCPRCSSSFDCPPVSSLLSTSSNRNQSGSQSENEALNFWRTMRCPRCPGDVGCRFSPAMIANQVKRQADGFTSKYYRGLMMCDDELCKHTTGSINLRVIGDAERGTVCPNYPSCNGHLIRQYTEADLYKQFSYFCYILDSKRFLEKLELKNRAPFEKKLAAIRPAVEQPSSVIHKIRNRCAYAWVSLGDLSVSI